One genomic window of Paenisporosarcina antarctica includes the following:
- the glpK gene encoding glycerol kinase GlpK — METYILSLDQGTTSSRAVLFNKKGEVVNFAQMEFQQYFPKPGWVEHNASEIWGSILAVIASVLSESGVKPHQIEGIGITNQRETTVVWDKETGLPVYNAIVWQSRQTAGICDELKDQGHNDTFRNKTGLLIDAYFSGTKVKWILDNVEGARERAEEGNLLFGTIDSWLIWKLSGGQAHVTDYSNASRTLMYNIYELKWDQELLDILGIPKSMLPEVKSSSEIYAKTVDYHFFGQEIPIAGAAGDQQASLFGQACYKEGMAKNTYGTGCFMLMNTGEKAVVSNHGLLTTLAWGIDGKVEYALEGSIFVAGSAIQWLRDGLRMIKNSPASEDYAKRVDSTDGVYVVPAFVGLGTPYWDSEVRGAIFGLTRGTTKEHFIRATLESLAYQTKDVLDAMEKDSGIKLRKLRVDGGAVKNDFLMQFQSDLLDVSVERPVIEETTALGAAYLAGLAVGFWKSREEIADMWKVDKNFDPTMSEESRTELYSGWKKAVTATMAFK; from the coding sequence ATGGAAACATATATCTTATCATTGGATCAAGGAACGACAAGTTCAAGAGCTGTTTTATTCAATAAGAAGGGTGAAGTTGTGAATTTTGCTCAAATGGAATTTCAACAATATTTTCCGAAACCAGGTTGGGTCGAACATAATGCTAGTGAAATTTGGGGATCTATTTTAGCCGTCATTGCATCTGTTTTATCTGAATCCGGTGTGAAACCACACCAAATAGAGGGTATTGGGATTACAAATCAACGTGAAACAACTGTTGTATGGGATAAAGAAACAGGTTTACCGGTATATAATGCGATTGTTTGGCAATCTCGTCAAACTGCTGGCATTTGTGATGAGTTAAAAGACCAAGGGCATAACGATACGTTTCGTAATAAAACTGGTTTACTAATTGACGCTTATTTCTCCGGTACAAAAGTAAAATGGATTCTTGATAACGTTGAAGGTGCAAGAGAACGAGCAGAGGAAGGAAACCTGCTTTTTGGAACCATTGATTCGTGGTTAATTTGGAAACTTTCAGGAGGACAAGCGCATGTTACAGATTACTCCAACGCGTCGCGGACACTCATGTACAATATTTATGAATTAAAATGGGATCAGGAACTTCTTGATATTTTAGGGATACCAAAATCAATGCTGCCAGAAGTGAAATCTTCTTCAGAAATATATGCGAAAACAGTAGACTATCATTTCTTTGGGCAAGAAATTCCAATCGCTGGTGCAGCGGGTGATCAGCAAGCCTCTTTATTTGGGCAAGCTTGTTATAAGGAAGGAATGGCGAAAAATACATATGGCACAGGGTGCTTTATGTTAATGAATACTGGTGAAAAAGCAGTTGTTTCAAATCATGGTCTACTAACTACCCTTGCTTGGGGAATTGATGGGAAAGTGGAATATGCATTAGAGGGCAGTATCTTTGTTGCGGGAAGTGCCATTCAATGGTTGCGTGACGGGCTGAGAATGATTAAGAATTCACCAGCAAGTGAGGACTATGCGAAACGCGTGGACTCAACGGATGGTGTATACGTGGTACCTGCTTTTGTCGGTTTAGGAACACCATACTGGGATAGTGAAGTTCGAGGTGCAATCTTTGGATTAACAAGAGGAACTACGAAAGAACATTTCATACGAGCAACGCTAGAGTCTCTAGCATACCAAACGAAAGATGTCCTTGATGCGATGGAAAAAGATTCAGGGATTAAGCTTAGAAAGCTACGCGTCGATGGTGGTGCTGTTAAAAATGATTTTCTTATGCAATTCCAAAGTGACTTATTAGACGTCTCAGTTGAACGTCCAGTAATTGAGGAAACAACTGCTCTTGGTGCAGCATATTTAGCAGGACTGGCTGTCGGTTTCTGGAAGAGTCGAGAAGAGATTGCGGACATGTGGAAAGTTGATAAGAATTTCGATCCAACTATGTCTGAAGAAAGTCGAACAGAACTATATTCAGGCTGGAAAAAAGCTGTAACAGCTACTATGGCTTTTAAATAA
- a CDS encoding CPBP family intramembrane glutamic endopeptidase codes for MIKSLVMWFLIIFVGFILFALTQVPFQMGFLGGYQGMNLTIIGILQAALIIPLIYFSLRYMKLDFTKIGFTSSKWKEDALLGSIVAICWALIQFIWLIPNTGGDGRADISGILTMLDHQWINILWYIPLGVIGGGLTEELYNRGFVIGAIAGIFRNSRIALYIAAIFAIIFFAAGHLPININEWVDLLVPSTVYTLLYLYTKRLTASIIAHGLWNVLAVIGIFIIYG; via the coding sequence ATGATAAAGTCTTTAGTCATGTGGTTCTTAATAATATTTGTAGGATTTATTCTCTTTGCTCTTACTCAAGTTCCTTTTCAAATGGGCTTTTTAGGTGGATATCAAGGAATGAATTTGACAATCATCGGAATTTTACAGGCTGCCCTCATTATTCCGCTGATTTATTTCAGCCTTCGCTATATGAAACTAGATTTCACGAAAATTGGGTTCACCTCATCTAAATGGAAAGAAGATGCCTTGCTAGGCTCTATTGTTGCTATTTGTTGGGCGCTTATCCAATTTATTTGGCTCATTCCAAACACAGGTGGAGACGGTAGAGCGGATATTTCAGGGATACTAACCATGCTCGATCATCAATGGATTAATATTTTGTGGTACATTCCCTTGGGGGTCATTGGAGGAGGATTGACTGAAGAACTATATAATCGAGGTTTTGTTATTGGGGCAATCGCCGGTATTTTCAGAAACTCAAGGATTGCTTTATACATTGCTGCTATTTTTGCCATTATATTCTTTGCAGCGGGTCACCTGCCGATAAATATTAATGAATGGGTCGATCTCCTCGTTCCGAGTACTGTCTATACATTGCTTTATCTATATACAAAGAGATTGACGGCTTCTATAATAGCCCATGGTTTGTGGAATGTACTTGCTGTTATCGGTATTTTTATTATTTATGGATGA
- the nfsA gene encoding oxygen-insensitive NADPH nitroreductase translates to MVIELIRSHSSVRSYTEKQLSREEVSELVEIAQHAATSHFVQAYSVVWVTDKEKREKLAELSRNPKQMLGAGAVLLLCADFSRLSHAGKMHGESIVFDNAESLIVGITDVGLFAQNLALAAESKGYGICYIGGVRNEMEAISDLVELPNGVFPVYGMTMGVPAEHNEVKPRLPVDAILHENKYDEVKYDELLPTYDKEIERYYKNRSTNEKSTTWTKGMAVYLKKPQRLHVRSFLEKKGFHLK, encoded by the coding sequence TTGGTAATCGAGTTAATTAGATCTCACTCATCGGTTCGTAGTTATACAGAAAAGCAGCTATCTCGAGAAGAGGTCAGTGAACTCGTCGAAATTGCTCAACATGCTGCAACCTCTCATTTTGTTCAGGCCTATTCAGTAGTTTGGGTTACCGACAAAGAGAAAAGAGAAAAGTTAGCAGAACTATCTCGAAATCCTAAACAAATGCTTGGCGCAGGTGCTGTATTGTTGTTGTGTGCAGATTTTAGTAGATTGTCCCACGCAGGTAAAATGCACGGCGAATCGATCGTTTTTGATAATGCGGAAAGTTTAATCGTTGGAATAACAGATGTTGGTCTTTTTGCACAAAATCTTGCGCTTGCTGCGGAGTCAAAGGGATATGGAATCTGTTATATTGGCGGCGTGCGAAATGAGATGGAAGCTATAAGTGATTTGGTGGAGTTGCCAAATGGAGTATTTCCTGTTTACGGGATGACAATGGGTGTGCCTGCAGAACATAATGAGGTAAAGCCGAGACTACCAGTAGATGCAATTTTACATGAAAATAAGTACGACGAAGTGAAGTACGATGAACTACTTCCTACATATGATAAAGAAATAGAAAGATACTATAAAAATAGAAGTACAAATGAAAAGTCTACAACGTGGACTAAGGGAATGGCCGTATATCTAAAAAAACCACAACGATTACATGTCCGATCATTTTTAGAGAAAAAGGGATTTCATTTAAAATAA
- a CDS encoding polyamine aminopropyltransferase, which yields MSMISDLGTKQSKAIYWASGIVSICGIIFEVLFGAAGSYILGDGVKQYTIIISLFLTGMGIGASISEHVTKNLIISFIWIEFAIGLIGGFSTFLFFGVTAFLPDGTDAIFLYSITLIIGGLTGVELPILIRKANEIGVTLSKSTARVLFSDYAGGLIGGLLFAFYLRPEFGLVKTAFMVGLINVGVALWVLYYFRREIARFRVHLVAGLSLFVVLLSGVFWGDEVAFTFEQKMYRDPIIHFQQTDYQQIILTKEKGDLRLFLDGQLQLSSTDEYRYHETLIHPAVASVDNPENVLVLGGGDGLALRELWKYDEIKHVDLVDLDAAVVELAKTNFDLLGLNKDSFSDPRVTVHHEDAFSFMEDGKDFYDVILVDLPDPNNESLNKLYTLQFYQLLRNHLAPGGTIMIQSTSPTFATDVYWTIDHTVQQAGLYTENLHVDIPSFGDWGFVMAKREQTDRTIENIDLSVDTDFLTDEVLQGLTVFGKDIDRDIVDEKGNAFQYKPNTLTDPILLQMYEKAWVNY from the coding sequence ATGAGCATGATTAGTGACTTAGGAACAAAACAAAGTAAAGCCATTTATTGGGCTTCTGGTATTGTTTCTATTTGTGGAATTATATTTGAAGTATTATTTGGAGCTGCAGGTTCGTACATTTTAGGAGATGGTGTGAAGCAATATACGATCATCATCTCACTTTTTTTAACTGGAATGGGAATCGGTGCTTCAATCAGCGAACACGTCACGAAAAATTTAATTATTTCTTTTATTTGGATTGAGTTTGCTATAGGGTTAATCGGTGGATTTTCAACCTTTTTATTCTTCGGTGTCACAGCGTTTCTTCCAGACGGAACAGATGCCATATTTTTGTATTCCATCACCCTTATTATAGGTGGCTTAACGGGTGTTGAACTGCCAATTTTGATTCGCAAAGCAAATGAAATCGGAGTAACGTTAAGTAAAAGTACTGCACGTGTCTTATTTTCAGATTACGCTGGAGGCTTAATTGGTGGTTTACTCTTTGCATTTTACTTACGACCTGAGTTTGGACTTGTAAAAACGGCCTTTATGGTTGGCTTAATTAATGTAGGCGTTGCGCTTTGGGTCCTTTATTATTTCAGACGTGAAATTGCCCGGTTCCGTGTACATCTAGTTGCCGGACTATCACTTTTTGTCGTACTTCTATCTGGTGTGTTTTGGGGAGATGAAGTTGCTTTTACATTTGAACAAAAGATGTATCGTGATCCAATTATTCACTTTCAACAAACAGATTATCAACAAATCATATTAACAAAAGAAAAAGGTGATCTTCGCTTATTTCTTGACGGACAGCTTCAGTTAAGTTCAACAGATGAATATCGTTATCATGAAACCCTCATCCATCCTGCAGTTGCAAGCGTTGATAATCCTGAAAACGTACTTGTCCTTGGCGGAGGAGATGGTCTGGCTTTGAGAGAATTGTGGAAGTACGATGAAATCAAACACGTTGATCTTGTCGACCTTGATGCTGCCGTTGTGGAACTTGCTAAAACCAATTTTGACCTCCTTGGTTTGAATAAAGACTCATTTTCAGATCCGCGTGTTACGGTTCATCATGAAGATGCATTTTCATTTATGGAAGATGGTAAGGATTTTTATGACGTGATTTTAGTTGACTTGCCTGATCCGAATAACGAATCTTTAAATAAGCTCTATACATTGCAGTTTTATCAGCTGCTTCGTAACCATTTAGCGCCCGGTGGAACTATCATGATTCAATCGACTAGTCCAACTTTCGCCACTGACGTGTACTGGACGATTGATCATACTGTTCAACAAGCAGGTCTCTACACTGAAAATCTTCATGTAGACATTCCTAGCTTCGGCGACTGGGGTTTTGTCATGGCAAAACGCGAGCAAACTGATCGTACGATTGAAAATATCGATTTGTCCGTTGACACAGACTTTTTAACCGATGAAGTATTACAAGGACTTACAGTATTCGGAAAAGATATTGATCGGGACATTGTCGATGAAAAAGGCAATGCTTTTCAATATAAGCCTAATACGTTAACTGACCCTATTTTATTGCAAATGTATGAGAAGGCTTGGGTAAACTATTAA
- a CDS encoding glycerol-3-phosphate dehydrogenase/oxidase, whose protein sequence is MQTFSSTNREEKLTTMSQVVYDLIVIGGGITGAGIALDAVTRGMKVAVVEMQDFAGGTSSRSTKLVHGGLRYLKQFEVKMVAEVGKEREIVYENGAHVTTPEWMLLPIHKGGTFGKLSTSFGLRVYDYLAGVKRKERRKMLTAKETLNREPLVKKEGLRGAGYYVEYRTDDARLTLEVIKKAVENGAEFINYVKAQSFTYSEKKITGIEAIDQITGKKLRISGEKVVNAAGPWVDAVRNMDYSKNTKQLRLTKGVHLVVDQSVFPLKQALYFDTQDGRMMFAIPRNGKAYVGTTDTVFEKNQDIANPKMTIEDRQYILDAIHYMFPVVSISVDDVESSWAGVRPLIYEEGKDPSEISRKDEVWEHESGLITIAGGKLTGYRKMSEHVVDLVTKRLKSETKQAFGKCMTINLPISGADFGGSKQFESFVEMKALEAGQFGLTVDEGRHFASFYGTNADQLYLIAHAASGMELEGSMTPAVYAEVVYAIQNEMMVKPVDFFIRRTGRLFFDINWVELHKVSILNLMKNLLKWDEETYQAYQVELEQEIHDAVIPFENKESV, encoded by the coding sequence ATGCAAACTTTTTCAAGTACAAATAGAGAAGAAAAGTTGACGACTATGAGCCAAGTGGTATATGACCTTATTGTCATTGGTGGAGGAATTACCGGAGCGGGAATTGCACTGGATGCTGTGACTAGAGGGATGAAAGTTGCTGTTGTTGAAATGCAAGATTTTGCAGGTGGTACATCAAGTCGCTCAACAAAACTTGTCCACGGTGGACTGCGTTACTTAAAACAATTTGAAGTTAAAATGGTTGCTGAAGTCGGCAAAGAGCGTGAAATCGTTTACGAAAATGGAGCGCATGTCACGACTCCAGAATGGATGCTATTACCGATCCATAAAGGCGGGACGTTTGGTAAGCTAAGCACTTCTTTTGGTTTGCGTGTTTATGATTATTTAGCAGGAGTTAAAAGAAAAGAACGACGCAAAATGCTAACTGCAAAAGAAACACTAAACCGTGAGCCTTTAGTTAAAAAAGAAGGGCTACGTGGAGCAGGTTACTATGTTGAATATCGAACTGATGATGCTCGTTTGACACTTGAAGTAATAAAAAAAGCTGTGGAAAATGGTGCTGAATTCATTAATTATGTTAAAGCACAAAGCTTTACCTATTCTGAAAAAAAGATTACAGGTATTGAAGCGATTGACCAGATAACAGGTAAGAAATTGCGTATTTCAGGGGAAAAAGTTGTAAATGCAGCCGGTCCCTGGGTCGATGCTGTCCGCAATATGGATTATTCCAAAAACACAAAGCAACTGCGGTTAACAAAAGGGGTTCATTTAGTAGTCGACCAATCTGTTTTCCCGTTAAAGCAAGCTCTATATTTTGATACACAGGATGGACGAATGATGTTCGCAATCCCGCGTAATGGCAAGGCATATGTGGGGACGACCGATACAGTATTTGAAAAAAATCAAGATATTGCGAACCCTAAAATGACAATTGAAGATCGTCAATATATATTAGATGCCATTCATTATATGTTTCCCGTTGTTAGCATTTCTGTTGATGATGTTGAATCAAGTTGGGCGGGTGTTCGTCCTCTTATATACGAAGAAGGAAAAGATCCATCTGAGATTTCTCGTAAAGATGAAGTTTGGGAACATGAAAGTGGTCTAATTACAATTGCTGGCGGTAAATTGACCGGCTATAGAAAAATGTCTGAGCATGTGGTGGATCTTGTAACGAAGCGTTTAAAATCAGAAACCAAACAAGCTTTTGGAAAGTGCATGACCATAAATTTACCTATTTCAGGTGCTGATTTTGGTGGCTCAAAACAATTTGAATCTTTCGTTGAAATGAAAGCTCTCGAAGCGGGCCAATTCGGATTAACAGTTGACGAGGGACGTCACTTCGCCTCTTTTTATGGAACGAATGCAGATCAGCTTTATTTAATTGCACATGCTGCATCAGGAATGGAACTTGAAGGTTCTATGACACCAGCTGTTTACGCGGAAGTTGTCTATGCGATTCAAAATGAAATGATGGTCAAACCGGTTGATTTCTTTATTCGACGTACAGGCAGACTGTTCTTTGACATCAATTGGGTCGAGCTTCACAAAGTTTCGATTTTGAACCTCATGAAAAACTTGTTGAAATGGGATGAAGAAACGTATCAAGCATATCAAGTCGAATTAGAACAAGAAATACACGATGCAGTCATTCCATTTGAAAATAAGGAATCGGTTTAA
- a CDS encoding DUF350 domain-containing protein — translation MNSLLLTVMYFAIAIIIVLVGLAIFEVMTKKYKDWDEVLNGNKAVALSISGKIVGICIILAFAIYNSSAITGTLIWGGVGVALQLVAYLLFELFTRKFSVEDQLHKGNMAVGIISFAVSVGLAFVIGASIT, via the coding sequence ATGAATTCATTATTGTTAACAGTTATGTATTTTGCAATTGCAATTATTATTGTCCTAGTGGGCTTAGCAATTTTTGAAGTAATGACCAAGAAGTATAAGGATTGGGATGAGGTGCTAAATGGCAATAAAGCAGTAGCCCTTTCAATTAGTGGTAAAATCGTGGGAATCTGTATTATCTTAGCATTCGCCATATACAATAGTTCTGCCATTACGGGGACATTGATTTGGGGAGGAGTTGGAGTTGCTCTCCAACTAGTCGCGTACTTATTATTTGAATTATTTACACGTAAATTCTCAGTAGAAGACCAACTTCACAAAGGGAATATGGCTGTTGGAATTATCAGTTTCGCTGTATCAGTAGGGTTAGCATTCGTAATTGGAGCTTCCATTACATAA
- a CDS encoding PspA/IM30 family protein — translation MFQFFKRMQTVVGSELNAMLDKAEDPIKMLDQFMREMEADIREVESSVVKQIANEKFLQKKVNDSNSMITKREEQAIKALEAGNEDLARRALEDKKVHSEQVSSLQESHNRAKEDASVLRSKLDEMKNEYNQMKLKKDSLKARAESAQVRTKMNRTMSGVGGNESRNGFDRMEEKVLQFEAEAETSEDMRSSNRSLDDEFKSLDSGVDDELAALKKRMAKS, via the coding sequence ATGTTTCAATTTTTTAAACGAATGCAAACTGTTGTAGGTTCAGAATTAAATGCGATGTTAGACAAGGCCGAAGATCCAATAAAAATGCTTGACCAATTTATGCGCGAAATGGAAGCAGACATTCGTGAAGTAGAAAGTTCTGTTGTTAAACAAATTGCCAATGAAAAATTTCTACAAAAGAAAGTTAATGATTCAAACAGCATGATCACTAAGCGCGAAGAACAAGCAATAAAAGCATTAGAAGCTGGTAACGAAGATTTAGCAAGACGTGCACTTGAGGACAAAAAAGTTCATTCTGAGCAAGTATCTTCCCTTCAAGAATCACATAATCGTGCAAAAGAAGATGCATCCGTTCTCCGTTCTAAACTTGACGAAATGAAAAACGAATATAATCAAATGAAACTTAAAAAAGATTCATTAAAAGCACGTGCTGAATCTGCACAAGTACGCACGAAGATGAACCGTACGATGTCAGGTGTTGGCGGCAATGAATCACGTAACGGCTTTGATCGTATGGAAGAAAAAGTACTTCAATTCGAAGCTGAAGCTGAAACAAGTGAAGATATGCGCTCATCTAATCGTAGTCTTGATGACGAGTTTAAATCACTTGATAGCGGTGTTGATGACGAGTTAGCTGCTCTTAAAAAGAGAATGGCCAAATCATAA
- a CDS encoding cysteine-rich CWC family protein, with amino-acid sequence MTIDAKKCPICDNNNDCGNELGDPTCWCTTQFFPKEIFELVPGEKVDKACICKDCLQKIQ; translated from the coding sequence ATGACAATCGATGCAAAAAAATGTCCGATATGCGATAACAACAATGATTGTGGCAATGAATTAGGAGATCCCACCTGCTGGTGTACAACACAGTTTTTCCCTAAAGAAATTTTCGAGTTAGTACCTGGAGAAAAAGTAGACAAAGCCTGTATTTGTAAAGACTGTCTTCAAAAAATACAATGA
- a CDS encoding DUF4247 domain-containing protein — protein sequence MKRTILSIMIVSVLLFVSACGNGSGSGSLFKDGIEDYIGSTYQLFDTVTSTANSDDYAQVYIAENQDISTVASDIQNHEKPSEMSEERDGKQIFIYDNQFVTLTESQDNSSDTMIEVAGEEFVQKNYRPSFFEGYLLASLLGNMFGNNWGSNRSQACKVNPSSCYGGYNAAGTFAGKNSVPSIRGSSVRGGGTGSGK from the coding sequence GTGAAAAGGACGATTCTGTCCATAATGATTGTCAGTGTCCTTCTTTTTGTCTCTGCATGTGGGAATGGCTCAGGTTCAGGATCCCTATTCAAAGATGGCATCGAAGACTATATTGGCAGTACATATCAACTATTCGATACGGTTACAAGTACTGCAAACAGTGATGATTACGCACAAGTATATATTGCAGAGAACCAAGATATCTCAACAGTAGCTAGCGATATCCAAAACCATGAAAAACCTTCTGAAATGAGTGAAGAACGAGACGGCAAACAAATATTCATTTACGACAATCAATTTGTTACATTAACCGAATCACAGGATAATTCTTCGGATACGATGATTGAAGTTGCAGGAGAAGAATTTGTCCAAAAGAATTATCGTCCTAGTTTCTTTGAAGGATATTTGTTGGCAAGCCTTTTAGGTAATATGTTTGGAAATAATTGGGGCAGCAACAGAAGTCAAGCATGTAAAGTAAATCCGAGTAGTTGTTACGGAGGTTACAATGCTGCAGGCACATTTGCAGGGAAAAATTCTGTTCCTTCAATTCGTGGTTCATCCGTTCGTGGCGGAGGAACAGGTTCAGGTAAGTAA
- a CDS encoding phospholipase D-like domain-containing protein, with product MGKFIKILASFSLALAIITPTVSPITSVQAATNGEVVINEIAWMGTTVDYNDEWIELYNNTSTSQSLNGWTLTSSDGTPSISLSGNIPANGYFILERTNDTTVSEVTANQIYSGAMGNTGEIFELRDSSNAVIDQVNAWHSGDNNTKATMERIDSLVTGTDSANWSMATDTYVEGIGTPGKANSEAPQNGGCTDTVERINQVSDAPDAINVYFNKCALDQYASPNNEANYNVNLENRLIERINGAQTSIDFATYEINLPKIVDALILKASDGVDVRVIADSKDATDPSYIERFELMRLYIEEMVRGQDMIIGTADDITVLSESPMLAVEDTTKRANHGLPSSPSDFPQKTIMVGNTEMTGYLFVEAEQKADGSYYSPSTQMHNKFALIDDKWVFTGSWNYTVTGLYGTDENMANGILDGNQQHIVEVNSTELAEIYETEFNEMWGTDTLTPDLQISNFSSRKIDNTVHQIIVGGKNIEVYFSPGDNAIARMVNLIKTEADYKTYFTIFAWSDQALVDELKNKWEGSYEDQQGTLTGFDVKGVFDSSFWTQWWSASIEMTGQTVTGSVNNPNTRWANAAPVFKDTESRKLHSKTMIVDADTDSDPTVIVGSTNWSTNGEDINDENLLIIHDTAITNQFLQEFNARYSQAGGTVTTQ from the coding sequence ATGGGAAAATTTATTAAAATATTAGCTTCATTTAGTTTAGCACTAGCAATTATTACACCTACAGTTTCTCCAATAACGAGCGTTCAGGCTGCAACTAACGGGGAAGTTGTCATTAATGAAATCGCTTGGATGGGAACAACGGTAGATTATAATGATGAATGGATTGAACTTTACAATAACACAAGTACTTCCCAGTCTTTAAATGGATGGACATTAACTAGCTCAGATGGAACCCCGTCCATTTCTCTAAGCGGAAACATTCCTGCAAATGGCTATTTTATACTTGAAAGAACAAATGATACAACGGTTTCAGAAGTTACAGCTAACCAGATTTATAGTGGAGCTATGGGAAACACAGGCGAAATATTTGAATTAAGAGACTCAAGCAATGCTGTTATTGATCAAGTTAATGCTTGGCATAGTGGTGACAACAACACCAAAGCGACAATGGAACGAATTGATTCTTTAGTTACTGGAACAGATTCTGCTAATTGGAGCATGGCTACAGATACATATGTTGAGGGAATAGGAACACCTGGTAAAGCTAATTCTGAAGCACCTCAAAATGGAGGATGTACTGATACAGTCGAGCGTATAAATCAGGTTTCAGATGCTCCTGACGCCATTAATGTGTACTTTAATAAATGTGCACTTGATCAATATGCGTCGCCTAATAATGAAGCTAATTACAATGTGAATCTTGAAAATAGATTAATTGAGCGTATAAACGGAGCGCAAACTAGTATTGATTTTGCAACTTATGAAATCAATCTTCCTAAAATCGTGGATGCTCTTATTTTGAAAGCATCTGATGGCGTTGATGTTCGAGTGATTGCTGACTCAAAAGATGCGACAGATCCTAGCTATATTGAACGATTTGAATTAATGAGGCTTTATATAGAAGAGATGGTTCGAGGACAAGACATGATTATAGGAACAGCTGATGATATAACGGTTCTCTCAGAATCACCTATGTTGGCTGTAGAAGATACAACAAAACGTGCAAATCATGGTCTGCCATCGTCACCGAGCGACTTTCCTCAAAAGACCATTATGGTGGGGAATACTGAAATGACAGGTTATTTATTTGTAGAAGCAGAACAGAAGGCTGACGGTAGCTATTACTCTCCGTCGACTCAAATGCATAATAAATTTGCACTTATTGATGATAAATGGGTGTTTACTGGAAGTTGGAATTACACGGTTACTGGTCTATACGGGACAGACGAAAACATGGCCAATGGTATTCTTGATGGTAACCAACAGCATATTGTAGAAGTAAACTCTACGGAATTAGCTGAAATTTATGAAACAGAGTTTAATGAAATGTGGGGAACAGACACATTAACCCCTGATCTTCAAATTTCTAATTTCAGCTCACGAAAAATTGATAATACTGTCCATCAAATCATAGTTGGTGGTAAAAACATTGAGGTGTATTTCTCGCCTGGTGACAATGCAATTGCGAGAATGGTGAATCTTATTAAAACCGAAGCTGATTACAAAACGTATTTCACCATATTTGCATGGAGTGATCAGGCTCTAGTCGATGAATTGAAAAACAAGTGGGAAGGGTCGTATGAAGATCAGCAAGGGACTCTAACTGGATTTGATGTGAAGGGCGTTTTTGACAGCAGCTTCTGGACACAGTGGTGGTCTGCCAGTATTGAAATGACAGGTCAAACTGTAACGGGAAGTGTCAACAATCCAAATACACGCTGGGCAAATGCTGCACCGGTGTTTAAAGATACTGAATCTCGCAAGCTGCACAGTAAAACGATGATTGTTGATGCCGATACAGATAGCGATCCAACTGTCATTGTCGGTTCTACTAATTGGAGTACGAATGGAGAAGACATAAATGATGAGAATTTACTTATCATTCATGACACAGCTATTACGAATCAATTCTTACAAGAATTTAATGCGCGTTATTCACAGGCAGGCGGTACGGTTACTACACAATAA
- a CDS encoding DUF4178 domain-containing protein: protein MSFLSKLFGSKEPQRPDVKERTVMNIKTGDFITYDLEDFEVVGKLSFNDHGFKWFAYQLQGNNKVIWLSVEMDDELELGIYVKSKLKLQEPLPKKIELDGVTYFQDEYGTAIVKGEGRSQNVDGAQCRYFSYFDEEDEKALSLEIWGNEIEASTGYYIEEYELKIIAGSN, encoded by the coding sequence ATGAGTTTTCTTAGTAAATTGTTTGGCAGTAAAGAACCACAAAGACCTGATGTTAAAGAACGTACCGTCATGAATATAAAAACGGGAGATTTTATTACGTATGATCTTGAAGACTTCGAAGTTGTTGGCAAACTTTCATTCAATGACCATGGCTTCAAGTGGTTTGCATACCAACTTCAAGGTAATAATAAAGTGATCTGGTTAAGCGTTGAGATGGATGATGAATTAGAACTAGGTATTTACGTGAAGTCCAAATTAAAATTACAAGAGCCCCTTCCTAAAAAAATTGAGCTTGATGGCGTTACTTATTTTCAAGATGAATATGGTACTGCAATTGTAAAAGGTGAAGGAAGAAGTCAAAATGTAGATGGTGCTCAGTGTCGTTACTTCTCTTATTTCGATGAAGAAGATGAAAAAGCACTCTCATTAGAAATTTGGGGCAATGAAATAGAAGCAAGTACTGGCTATTATATTGAAGAGTACGAATTAAAGATTATTGCAGGAAGTAATTAA